The following DNA comes from Amycolatopsis albispora.
ACCAGCCGGAGCGGAGGATCGCCGTGATGACCAGCGAGACCGCGGCCAGCTGGACCACCGCGCGCACGGCCGCGACCAGCACCGCGCGGCCGGAGCCGAGCCCGCCGCGCCACACCACGGTCGCCGCGATCAGGACAAAAACCGCGAGCACGGCGGCCAGCAGGGGCCCCGCCTCGATTGCTGCACTCACCGCGCCGATCCTGCCCGACTCACTCCCCGCGCGCGTGGCGCGCCGCATGCCGTGCTGGCGGCGTCACGGCATGCGGCGCTGGGAAGGTGGTTACCGGCTGTGCGAGCAGGTCACCACGTTCTTGGCCACGGTGGTCGACTTCTGCGACACCACCTGGCCGTCCACCACGATGCGGCAGGTGAGGCTCCCGGCCGCCGGGTTCTGCGCGGAGATGCTGAAGTAGCCCGAACTGGGGGTCAGCTGCTCGAGCGTCCGCGACCACGGCAGCTCGGCGCTCATCTCCTGCGCCACGGTCAGCTCGTTGCCCACGTAGGTGATGTTCCGCGCGCCGTTGTCGCCGCTCAGCTCGTAGGTGACGTACTTCGACGGCATCGGTGGCGCGATCGGCGCCACGTGGTCGGCCCGCACCCGCGGCGCCTGCTGGTTCGACCTGGCCGTCCGCTCCCCGGCAGTCACCTGCAGCACGATGCTGGCGGCCCCGACCACGGCCACCCCGAGCACCAGCGAAACCCCGCCCAGCAACCGGCGCGCCCGGCGTTCGGCGGCCCGCTTCGCTGCTTCCTCGTCGTCCTCGGCTGCTGTCACAGGTGCCGCTCCCCACGTCACCGCGCCCCAGGTCGGGCACGCTGCCTAATACTCGCTTAATCGCGTTGGCCCGTTACCCCCGAAGGTCGGAATATTTGAACATTCACTCTTTCGGGGGTTCTGGCTTCTCGGCGGTGCGCACGATGTTCCGCACCATGCCGCCGAAAACCAGCCCGTGGAACGGCGCGACCGCCCACCAGTACAGGTGCCCGGCCAGTCCCTTCGGCACGAACACCGCGCGCTGGCGGTACACCGAACCGGACTCCGCCGATTCCACCGCCAGTTCCAGCCACGCCTGCCCCGGCACCTTCATTTCCGCGCGCAACCGCAGCAGCTCACCGCGTTCGATGGCTTCCACGCGCCACCAGTCCAGCGCCTCGCCCAGGTGCAGGCGCTGCTGGTCACGCCGCCCTCGCCGCAGCCCGACCCCGCCCACCAGCCGGTCCAGCCAGCCACGCACCGCCCAGGCCAGCGGGAACGAGTACCAGCCGTGGCTGCCGCCGACGCCCTCGATCACCCGCCAGAGCGCCTCCGGCGGCGCCGCGCACGGTGACCGCCGGTGATCGGTGTAGACCGAGCCGCCGGACCAGTCCGGGTCCGACGGCAGCGGTTCGGCGGGCGCGTCCGGCACCGACGCACCGGCCCAGCGGGTGGGCACGTCGGCGTCCCGGATCCGGGCCAAGGCCAGCTCAACGGCCCGCTCGTAGCTCACCAGCCCGTCCGCCGGCGTGGGCAGGTACCGCTCGATGTCGTGCTCCCGGCACACCATCTCGTGCACCAGTGAATCGATCAGGGGCCGGGCGATGGCCTGCGGCACCGGCGTCACCAGGTTCACCCAGTGCGACGAAAGCCGGGGCGTGAGCACGGGTGCCGGCACCATCACTCTTCGGATTAATCCGGAAACCTGGGCGTAGCGGCGCATCATCTCCTGGTAGGTGAGCACGTCCGGCCCGCCGATGTCGAAGGCGCGGTTCACGCCGGCGGGCAGGTCCGCGCAGCCGGTCAGGTAGCGGAGCACGTCACGAACGGCGATCGGCTGCACCCGGTGGTGCGCCCACTTCGGCACCACCATCACCGGCAGCCGCTCGGTCAGGTACCGCAGCATCTCGAAGCTCGCCGAACCGGAGCCGAGAATGATCGCTGCCTGCAACACGGCCGTGGGCACGCCCGAGCGCAGGAAGATCTCGCCGACCTCGGCACGCGACGCGAGGTGGTCCGACAGCTCCTCGCCCTCGGGCTTCAGCCCGCCGAGGTAGACGATGCGGCCGACGCCGTTGTCCCGCGCGGCCTCCGCGGTGAGCAGCGCGGCCCGCCGGTCGATCCCGGCGAACCCCTTCCGCGAAAGCGAATGCACGAGGTAGTAGAGAACGTCGATGCCTTCGGTGGCGGCGTGCAGGCTGTCCGCGTCGAGCACGTCACCACGCACGATCTCGACCTCACCGGCCCACGGCACGTCCCGCAGCTTCGACGGGTCCCGCACCAGGCACCGCACCGAATGCCCCGCCGCGAGCAGGTTCGGCACCAGCCTGCCGCCGATGTACCCGGTCGACCCGGTGACCAGACAGCGTGGCATTCAAGCCAGCCGGGTCAGGTCCGCGTTGCCGCCGGAGACGACCAGCACGGTCACCCCGTCCCGCGGCGCCTCCACCACGCCGGACCGCAGCGCCGCCAGGCACACCGCCGACGCGGGCTCCACCAGCAGCTTGCTCGACTCGATCAGCTCCGGCCACGCCGCGGAGATGGCGGCTTCGTCCACCTCGACCACGTCGTCCACATAGGCCTGGACGTGCGGAAGCGTGTGCTCACCGGCGAAGGGCGCGGTCAGCCCGTCCGCCACGGTCGCCGACGGGTTGTCGATCCGCACCACCTTGCCCGCGGCCAGGCTCTGGCTCATCGCGTTCGAAGTCGCCGGTTCGACGCCGACCACGCGGGCCGACGGCGCCAGCTTGCGCACCGCGGCGGCCACCCCGCTGAGCAGCCCGCCACCGCCGACCGGCACCAGCACCAGATCGGGCGGCGGGCCGTCCGCGCACAGTTCCAGCCCGGCCGTGCCCTGCCCGGCGATCACCTCGGGCTGGTCGAACGGGTGCAGGATGGGGAAACCGTGTTCCTCGGCGAGTTCGGCCAGCGTCGCGGCCAGGTCGTCGGTCGGCACGATCTCACCGCCGAACCGCCGCACGTTCGCCACCTTCGACGGCACCGGATTGCTCGGCATGGCGACGATGACCCGCACGCCGAGACGCTTGCCCGCGTACGCGACGGCCGCCGCGTGGTTGCCGGCGGAGAAGCTGACCACGCCCTCCGGCAGCTCACCGCGTTCCTGCCAGGTGAGCAGCGTGTTCAGCGCACCGCGCACCTTGAAGCTGCCCGCGTGCTGCAGGTTCTCGGCCTTGAGCAGCACCCGCGTGCCGAACTCGTGCGACAGCACCTGGTTGTCGACCAGCGGGGTGCGCAGCACGAGCCCTTCGATGCGGTTCGCCGCATCGGAGATGTCGTCGATGGTCACCAAAGCCACGCCCCGACCGTACCCCGCGAAACTGTCGGGGGCCCGGTGCATGATGGCGGCGTGTACCGCGAACTGCCCGCTCCCGCCCCACTGCGCTCGGTGGTGCGCTGCCGCTGGCTGTCGGTGGCCGAGGCGGGCGGCGGCAAGCGGATCGTGCCGGACGGCTGCCTCGACCTGATCGCGGGCGGTGGCCGCGTTTTTGTCGCCGGGCCGGACACCACGGCCTGGTGGTCGGAGCAGGCGCCGGGCACCAGGCTGCACGGGGTCCGGTTCCGGCCGGGGCACGCGCCGCGGGTGCTCGGTGTGCCCGCCGACGAGTTGCGTGACCAGCGGGTCGACCTGGCCGACCTGTGGGGTGCGCGCGGACGCAGGCTCGGCGAGCGCGTACTGGACTCCCCTGCCGCCCTGATCGATCTCGTCGGCGTGCCGGAGGACCCGGCGGATCAGGCGCTCGACGTGGTGCTGGCCCGGCTGGATCGCGGGGTGCCGAGGGTGTCGGCGGCGCTCACCGGGCTGGACCTGGGTGCCCGGCAGTTCCGCCGCCGCTTCGGCGCGGCGGTCGGCTACGGGCCCGCCACCTACCTGCGGGTGGCCCGGTTGCGGCGGGCCATCGAGCTCGCCGGGGCGGTGCCGGACCTGGCCACGCTCGCCGCCGAAGCCGGGTACGCCGACCAGGCGCACCTGAGCCGGGACTGCCGCGAGCTGACCGGTTCCACGCCGTCGGCGTACTTCCGTTCCGTTCAAGACGGCGCCGGGCGCGCCGGCCTACGGTCGCCGGCATGAACACCGAAAACCTCGCCCGCGCAAGGGAATTCCTGGCCACCCACGCCCGGCTGCTGGAGCGGCGGCTCGCCGAGGTGCGCGCCGGAGCACACAACGCGGCGCCTGGGGTGCTCGCCGCGCTCGCCGCCTACCGCAATCCCGACGGCGGGCTGGGCCACGCGCTCGAACCCGACGTCCGCGCGCCGGAAAGCCAGCCGCTCGCCGTCGACTTCGGCCTGGCGGTGCTCGCCGAACTGGTCGAGACGGTGCCGTCGATCCGGGAAGACGCCGCCGCATTCGCCGCCGGTCTGCTGCCCTACCTGGAGTCCGTGGCGTCACCGGGCGGTGGCCTGCGCATCGTGACGCCGTCGATCACCGCGCATCCGCACGCCGCGCACTGGGGCGACGGCCGGTTCCCGCCGGGCCTCAACCCGACCGCGAACATCGTCGCGCGGCTGTGTGCGCTCGGGCTGTCGTCGGCGTGGCTGGACGAGGCGAGCCGGTTCTGCCGCACCGAAATCGAGCGGGCGCTCGAGGGCGAGCTGGACGCGCACACCGCGCTCAACGTGCTGACCTACCTGGAAAGCACGGAAGACGAGGCGTTGACGGCGGCCTTCGAAGCCAAGGTGCCCGGCATGACGTTGTTCCACCTCTACCCCGGCGCGGGCTACGGGCTCACCCCGCTGGACTTCGTGCCGCACCCGGAGAGCCCGCGGGCCCGGCTGTTCCCGCGCGAGGCCATCGAGGCGCATCTGGACCAGCTCGAAAAGGCGCAGGATGCGGACGGCGGCTGGCCGATGAGCTGGGCTCCGCCGGGTCCGGCGGCCGAGTTGGAGTGGCGTGGGGTGCTCACGCTGCACGCGATCAGTCAGCTCGATGCCTATGGCCGCTAGGTGATCCGGCGGGCCGTCGCGGCCGACGCACCCGCCGCGGCGGAGGTGTGGCTGCGCTCGTTCGCCACGCTCGGCGTCCGCCGCGCGCATTCCGAGGACGAGGTCCGCGCCTGGTTTGCCCAGGTGGTGGTGCCCCGGCTGGAGACCTGGGTGTCGGTGGACGGCGGCGCGATCACCGGCCTGCTCGTGCTGGACGGGCCGGAGCTGGCGCAGCTCTACCTCGATCCGGCGTGGCGCGGGCGCGGCCTCGGTGACCGGTTCGTCGCGCTGGCGAAACGGCGGCGGCCCGGTGGGCTGGAGTTGCGAACTTTCCAGGTCAACGAACCGGCGCGGCGGTTCTACCGGCGGCACGGGTTCACCGAAGTGGCGTGGTCGGACGGCACTGACAACGAGGAGGGCGAGCCGGACGTGCGGCTGGTGTGGTCGCCATAACCACGGGTTATCGGCGAAGGTATTCGCCTCGGTGCCAAGATCACGCCAGGATGGACGCATGACCCTTCCCACCCGCTCGCTCGGCGGTCTCGACGTCTCCGCCATCGGCTTCGGCGCGATGGTGCTCTCCCCCGGCATGTACGGCGAAATCGACGACCGGACCGCCGCGGCGGCGTTGAACCACGCCATCGACGCCGGTGCCACGCTGATCGACTCCAGCGACGGCTACGGCGCGGACGGGCACAACGAGAAGCTCATCGGCGAGGCGGTCCGCGGCCGCCGCGACGAGGTGGTGCTGGCGACGAAGTTCGGCTTCCGCGTTCCGGAAGGCGCCGAGGCGCACGCGTTCCCGGTGAACTACTCGTTCGGTGAACTCGCGGTGAACGCCGAGCCGCGGTACGTCCGCGGCTACGCCGAGCAGAGCCTGCGCAATCTCGGCACCGACCGGATCGACCTGTACTACCCGCACTTCCCGGACCCGGTGGTGCCGATCGAGGACACCGTGGGCGCGGTGGCCGAGCTGGTCGAAGCCGGGCTGGTCCGCCACCTCGGACTGTCCAATGTGGATGCCGGTCAGCTGCGGGCGGCACACGCCGTGCACCCGGTCAGCGCGGTGCAGGCGCAGTGGTCGATGTGGCAGCCGATCGACGCCGACCTGCTCGCCACCGCCCGCGAACTCGGCGTCGGTGTGGTGGCCTGGAGCCCGCTCGGCAGCGGCTTCCTCACCGGCAAGGTGAGCACGGTGTCCGCGTCGGACTTCCGGAGCAACATCCCGCGCTTCGACGCCGAGAAGCTGGCCGCCAACAACGACAAGTACGCGCCGGTGCGCGCGCTCGCCGCGGAGATCGGCGTCAGCCCCGGTCAGCTCGCGCTGGCCTGGCTGCTGCACCAGGACCCGGCCGTGGTGCCGATCCCCGGTTCACGGACGCCCGCGCACATCACCGAAAACCTCGAAGCCGCGCGGATCGCGCTCACCGGCCCCACGCTCGCGCGGATCGACGACGCCCTCCGCGAGTTCGCCCCGGCGGGCGAGGGCAGCCTGCGCTGAGCTCATTCGGCGGCGCGCTGCTCGGCGGCGAGGAAGTGCGCGATTTCGCTGGTCGCCGGGTAGAGCGCGCGGTACCGCTGGTAGAAGCGGTCGTACACGCGGGCTCGCCCGGCGTCCGGCCGGACCACCGAGCGCACCGGGTTCCACGCGGCGATGTCGGGTGACCAGCCGAGCGCGACCGCGGCCAGGTAGGCGTCGCCGAGCGCGGCGCCCACCGTCTCGGCGGGCACCTCCTGGTCGAGCCCGGTGACGTCGCTGACGATCCGCGTCCACAGTCCACCTTGGACACCGCCGCCGACGGCGACCAGCCGCCGGGCCGCCCCGCCCGCCTCGGTCATCACCTCCAGGTTGTGCCGGACGCCGTACGCGATGCCCTCCAGCACGGCCCGGTACAGCTCGGCGAGCCCGTGGCCAGTGGTCAGCCCGGCGATCACCCCGCGGGCGTCCGGGTCGAACAGCGGCGTGCGCTCCCCGGCGAAGTAGGGCAGCATCAGCAGCCCCCGGCTGCCCGCGGGCACTTCCGCGGCCGCCGACACCAGTTCGGCGAAGTCGCGCCCGGCCAGTTTGCGCAGCCAGTCGGTGATCGCGCCGGAGGTGGCCATGCCCGCGGCGAGCGAGTAACTGCCTTCGCTGACCCCGCGCGTGGTCCACAGCCCCGGATGCGGGCTGGGGTCGGCGAGCAGCTGGATCAGGAACATGGTCGTGCCGTACATGACCATGGTGTCGCCGGGCTCGGTCACGCCGACGCTGGCCGCCTCGGCCCAGGCGTCCACCGTGCCCGCGGTGACCGGAAGTCCTTCCGGCAGCCCGGTTTCCGCAGCCGCGGCGGCGGTGACGGTGCCGGCGATCTCGGTCGGCCAGCACAGCCGCGGCAGCCGGATGCCGGGCGCGACCGCCTCGGCCCAGTCCGGTGCCCAGTCCGCCGCGCGCAGGTCGTACATCGGATCGGACTGGCTGGCCGAGTGGTGGTCGAGCACGTACTCGCCGGTCAGCCGGTGCACCAGGTACGAGCTGGCCATCAGGAACAACCGCGACGCGCCGAACACCTCGGGCTCGTGCCGGGCCAGCCAGCGCCACTTCGGCCCGACCGCCTGCGAGGACAGCACCGTGCCGCCACGCTCCACAATGGACTCGGCGCCGAGTTCCGCGGTCAGCTCGTCGATCTCGCGGCTCGCCCTGGTGTCCACCCCGTAGAGCACCGCGGGCCGCAGCGGCCTGCCGTCGGCGTCCGCGGGCAGCAGCACCGGGCCGATCCCGCTGACGCCCAGCCCGGCCAGCGGGCGCCCGCCCGCCGCGGCGGCCAGCTCACCGGCGATGGCGGTGAAGTCCCGCCACCACACCGCCTCCGCGTCGTGCTCCACCCAGCCGGGGTGCGGGTAGGAGGTCTCGTGCGGCCGCGAGGCACGCGCCACGATCGTCCCCTGTGGATCGACGAGCACCCCCTTGGAACTCGAGGTGCCGATGTCGATGCCGAGCAGCAACCCGTCAGCCACGCGTCCACTCCTCCAGCCGGATCCCCAGCAACTCCGCCGCCGCCCGCAGTTCCGGCCGCAGGTCACCGGGCACCGCGTGGATGTGGTTGGCGCCGAACCGGCTCAGGAAGGTCTCCGCCGGCACGTCCAGCCGCGCGAAGGCATGCGGCCACTCCGGGGTGGACTGCCGCACCAGTTCCGCGGTGGTCTGCTCGTCGTAGTTTTCGAACGTGCCCAGCATCAGCTGCAGCCGGTACTCGCCGTTGTGCCGGGTCAGCCTGCCCAGCGTCATCTCGCCGGGCGCGGCCACGTGCTGCACCGAGGCGCCACCCGCCGGGAAGAAGAACACTTCCGGGTAGAAGTTGACGTGCCGCAGGTTCTCCTTCGGATCCGCGCTGCGGGCGGCGTACCAGGTGGCGTGCTGCCCGGAGTTGCACAGGTCCCAGATGTCGCGGTCGGCGTGGTAGTGCCGGACGTCGGCGAACAGCACCGGATCCCCGGAGAGCCGGTGCATCAGCTGCATGGTCAGCGCGCCGTCCATGTCGGCCTCGGTCGCGGTGACGTGCACGGGTTTCGGGCCGTTCCAGTCGTACGGGTCGTTGAGGAAGGCCTCGGTCACGTCCATCGTGGCGAACCGCTCGGTCAGCTCCGGCTGGCCCTTGATGCCGGAGAAGTCCAGGTTCCGCTCGGCGATGATGTCGCGGATCGCGAGGTACGACCGGAGCTGGCGCTCCAGCAGTTCCGGGGTCAGCTTCCGCCCGTCGTAGTGGACCCCGGCCGCGTGTGCCTCGATCCACTCGCGCGCCTGGCGTGCTTCGGCGGCGTGCGCGCTGTCGGCGGCCCGTGAGACCAGCTCGTACTGGTCGATCTCCTCGACGTCGATGCCGAACTGGCGCATCCACTGGTCGGTGTTGGCCACCGCGGTGTTCATGCCCATCGGGCGCCCGCCGAACCGGCCGAAGGTGGCGCCGCGCAGCCCGGCGACCGCTCCCGCGGCTGTGGCCAGCACGCCGATCCGCGCGATCACCTCGCCGTCGTCCGGCGCACCCCACAGCCGGACGTGCGCACGCCCGATCTGGTCCAGCGCGCCCCCGGCGGCCAGCATGCCGACCAGGCCGGGTTCCGTGGGATCGGTGCTGGCCAGCAGCACCAGCGGCCCGGGGGTGGCGTCCGCGGCGAGCACGGAGAAGTGCGGGAAGCTCCAGACCGGGTAGTGGAACACCGTGACGTCCACCCCGGCCGCGGCAATCTCCCTCGGCACGGACACGGCCAGCGCGTTGTCCGACAGCGGCGCCGCCCCGGTCACCACCTGGTGGCCCGCTCTGGTCAGCGCGCTGACCAGAGCGTCCAGTTTGGACTGGATGAACGCGGCGTTGCGCTCGTGCACGTGGCCGCGTCCGTCGGAAACACTGAGCACGCCGATCCGGGCCACCGCATCCTCCATGCCTCGGTTCGCGCAGGGGCGCTGGGGTATGGTACTGGGTAATCGTTTACTCATGACGCTATTGCGCGGGTTGAGTAGTGTCAATAGCCGCCACAGCACGAGGAAAGGGGGCTCGCCATGGCGACCATCAGCGACGTGGCGGCCAGGGCGGGTGTGTCCACCGCGACCGTCTCCAGAGCCCTGAACGGGAAGTCCACTGTGGACCCGGCATTGGCGGAGAAGGTGCGCGAGGCCGCCGCCTACCTCGGTTACCAGCCGAACGGGCTGGCCAGGAACCTGCGCCGCCAGGAGACCGCGGTGCTCGCGCTGGTGATCTCCGACGTGGAGAACCCGTTCTTCACCGCGATCGCGCGCGGCGTGGAGGACGTGGCGCAGACCGCGGGCTACTCGGTCGTGCTGTGCAATTCGGACGAGAACGCCGAGAAGGAGCGCCGCTACCTCGACGTGGCGTTGCAGGAGCGGGTGGCGGGCGTGGTGCTCTCGCCGACCGGCGGCGACACCGACGTCACCCAGCTGCTCAGCCGCGGCACCCCGGTGGTCGCGGTGGACCGGCCGCTGAACGCGGTCGACGGCGACCAGGTGCTGGTCAACACCCGGTGCGCCGCCGACGAAGCGACCCGTCACCTGATCGAGGCCGGTTACCGCCGGATCGGGTGCCTCACCGGCCCGGAGGGCGTGCGCACCGCCGACGACCGGCTCGCCGGGTACCAGAGCGCGATCGCCGCCTCGGCCCAGGCCACCACCTGCTACCGCCGGTGCGAACTGCGCACCGCGCACGCCAAGGCGGCGGCACTGGACCTGCTCGACGAAGGCGACGCGCCCGACGCGCTGCTCATCGCCAACAGCACGATGGCCATCGGCGTGCTGGAAGCCTTGCGGGAGCGCGGCATCCGGCCCGGCCGCGACTTCGGCCTGGTCAGCTTCGACGACGCGCCGTGGGCCGCGCTGCTCGATCCCCCGCTGACCGTGGTCGCGCAGCCCGCCTACGAGATCGGCAGCATCGCCGCCCGGCTGCTGCTCGACCGGATCGCCGACGGCTCCCGGCCGCCGGAGGCCAGGGAACTGGCCGCCCGGCTGATCGAGCGCGGCAGCAGCCACCGGTGATCAGCCGCCGGCGTTGAGCCGGGCGTAGACCTCCGCCGCGTTCTCCTTGGTCACCCGTTCGATGGGCAGGCCCTGCACCTTCGGCACCTGCTGGCAGTCGACCAGGATCTTGCGCGCCGCCTCGACCGCCTCCTTGCCACCGGTCGGGTAGACGAAGGTGGCGGCCAGCCTGCCCGCCTCCACCGCCTTGATGCCGCCGGCCTCGATCGGCAGCCCGTCGATGCCGACCACCTTGATGCCGGTCAGCCCGGCGTCCTGCGCGGCCAGGTAGGCGCCCTCGCCCATCGGGTCGTTGTGCGCGTAGACCACCTGGATGCCGGGCGTGCCCTTGAGCAGCGCGTCGGCCTGCTGGCGGCCCTTGTCACGCAGCCAGTCGCCGTCGGCACTGGCCACGATTTCGATGTTCTTGCCGCCGATGCCCAGTTTGAACCCGTCGCTGCGCTCCTTGGCCGGGCTCGATCCCGCCAGCCCCTTCAGTTCCGCGACCTTGCCGCCGCCGGGCAGCAGTGACTCGGCGACGAACTCCCCGGCGCGGCGGCCGATGTCGAAGTTGTCGGCGCCGATGAACGAGGTGAACGAGTCGCCGTTGACCTTGCGGTCGAGCACCAGCACCGGCACGCCCTGCTCGTAGGCCTTCTTCACCACCGAGGTCAGCGGCGTGGCCTCGTTCGGGCTGATGATCAGCAGGTCGATCTGCTGGGTGAGGAAGTTCTCCACCTGCTCGACCTGCTTGGAGTTGTCCTGCTGCGCGTCGGCGAAGTTGACGGTGAACTGCGGGACGCCCGCCGCCGCCTTCCGGATGTCGGCGTCCATCCGCTCGCGGTACGGCTCGGCGACGTTGGCCTGGCTCACCCCGATCGTGTACTTGCCGCCCGCCCCGCCGCAGGGCTTGGGCTCGGCCGGGCCACCACCCGCGTTCTCGCTGGTGGTGCCGCAGGCGGAGACCACCAGCGTCAAGCCAAGCAGCAGTGAAAGCGCGCCACGCGCCCGTTTTGGCATGAGTTCCTCCCTCTACCCCACCGCGGCGGGCCGCAGGCGCTGCAGCCCCGCGGCCGCCACGATCACCAGTCCGATGATCAGCAGCTGGATGTTCGAGTCCACGTTGTTCAGCGTCAGGATGTTGCGCAGGACCCCGACCAGCAGCGCCCCGGCGACCGTACCGACCACCGTGCCCCGCCCGCCGGACAGGCTCGCCCCGCCGATCACCACCGCGGCGATGGCGTCCAGCTCCGCCATCGACCCGTCGTTCGGGCCGCCGTAGTTCAGCTGCCCGGCGTGCACGATCCCGGCCAGCGCGGCGAGCAGCCCGCACAGCCCGAAGACCAGGATCTTCACGCGATTCACCGGGACGCCGGACAGGCGCGCGGCCTTCTCGTTGCCGCCGATCGCGTAGATGTGCCGCGAGAAGGCGGTGACCCGCAACAGGATCGCGGCCAGCCCGGCGACCACCGCGAAGATGAGCGCGGGAATCGGCACCAGTCCGTTGAAGGTGCGCTCGCCGAGCAGTGAGAAGGCCAGCGGCGCGCGGCCGGGCGCGTCCCCGTAGGCGATCTCCACGCCCTGCCCGCCGGACCAGATCCGCG
Coding sequences within:
- a CDS encoding ABC transporter permease; the encoded protein is MIAWLFRFQSLFGLVLVFLAAVIFSPVRNGELLFLDSGNLFNVVRAMSEIGILAVGMTFVILVGGIDLSVGSVLGLASVGAAVLLVRQDFGVLPAVLVVLAAGLVFGLLQGVVTAKLGIQAFIVTLAGMQIARALARIWSGGQGVEIAYGDAPGRAPLAFSLLGERTFNGLVPIPALIFAVVAGLAAILLRVTAFSRHIYAIGGNEKAARLSGVPVNRVKILVFGLCGLLAALAGIVHAGQLNYGGPNDGSMAELDAIAAVVIGGASLSGGRGTVVGTVAGALLVGVLRNILTLNNVDSNIQLLIIGLVIVAAAGLQRLRPAAVG